A single window of Nocardioides kongjuensis DNA harbors:
- a CDS encoding ferritin-like fold-containing protein — protein sequence MAESAAATPTSADDDPAYREAVVDLLGAIAYGEISAFERLAEDAKLAPSLADKVDLATMASGELTKVHALHDRIRAFGADPFEAMVPFREPLDAFHLHTAPADWYEGLVKAYVGDGLANDFYREIAAYLDPETRDLVVSSMEEGTHATFVVDRVRAAIAEDARLGGRLALWGRRLMGEALTQAQRVAADRDALTALLAGGVDRPGLDLAAMGRMFTRLTERHMARMAELGLEA from the coding sequence ATGGCTGAATCCGCCGCCGCGACCCCCACCTCCGCCGACGACGACCCGGCCTACCGCGAGGCCGTCGTCGACCTGCTGGGCGCGATCGCGTACGGCGAGATCTCGGCCTTCGAGCGCCTCGCCGAGGACGCCAAGCTGGCGCCCAGCCTGGCCGACAAGGTCGACCTCGCCACCATGGCGAGCGGCGAGCTGACCAAGGTGCACGCCCTCCACGACCGGATCCGTGCCTTCGGCGCCGACCCGTTCGAGGCGATGGTCCCGTTCCGCGAGCCGCTCGACGCCTTCCACCTGCACACGGCCCCGGCCGACTGGTACGAGGGCCTGGTCAAGGCGTACGTCGGCGACGGGCTCGCCAACGACTTCTACCGCGAGATCGCGGCCTACCTCGACCCCGAGACCCGCGACCTGGTCGTCTCCTCGATGGAGGAGGGCACCCACGCCACCTTCGTCGTCGACCGCGTCCGTGCCGCCATCGCCGAGGACGCCCGGCTCGGCGGGCGGCTGGCCCTGTGGGGCCGCCGCCTGATGGGGGAGGCGCTGACCCAGGCCCAGCGGGTCGCCGCCGACCGCGACGCCCTCACCGCGCTGCTCGCCGGTGGCGTCGACCGACCCGGTCTCGACCTGGCCGCGATGGGCCGGATGTTCACCCGGCTCACCGAGCGGCACATGGCCCGGATGGCCGAGCTCGGGCTCGAGGCCTGA